The genomic stretch CGCGCTGTTGGCGCTCGGGTTCGGGGCGGTGAGTGCGTTGGCCGTGTTCCTGGTGCGGCGGCGTGGGGGTGTGCCGCTGGTGGTCGGGATGGCGGTCGGGGGGTTCCTCGGGTCCTTGCTCGCCTGGCGGGTGGGGGTGTGGCTCGGGCCGGCGCAGGATGTCATCGCGCATGCCAAGGATGTGGGCAAGGGGGTGACGTTCTCGGCGCCGCTCGAGCTTGATGCGAAGGGGGCGTTGCTGGTGTGGTCCATTGCCGCGCTGGTGGTGCACCTGGGGCTGACCGCGCTGTTCGGGCCGCGGGATCCGGATCCGTACGAGCAGGACCGGCGTCCTCGGGACGGGTACGGCACGCCGCAGGCGTAGTTTTCTCGCCCCCGCCGCCCCTACCCGTCCCTCCCCCAGAGGGGGGACCCCCACTGGGGGCTGCCGCCCCCAGACCCCCGCTGTCGGCCCTGAACGGGCCTCGTCCTCAAACGCCGGACGGGCCGACTAGGCCGGGCGCCTGCCGTGGTTGGCTCGGCGCTTCTTCAGGCGCCATTTGCGTTTCCGTGTTTTCTTCGACATGTCCCCTCTGCTTAACCGAGGAAGAGGGGTACGTCGAGGGGCTAAACGCGTCCGATGGGGGCCAGGGTCGCGCTCGTGAGGGTGGCCAGGGCCGTGGGGGAGAGTTCGATCTCCAGGCCCCTGCGGCCTGCTGAGACGCAGATGGTGGCGTGGGTTGTCGCTGAGGCGTCCAGGACCGTGGGGAGCTTCTTGCGTTGGCCGAGAGGGGAGATGCCGCCTCGGACGTAGCCCGTGGTGCGTTCCGCCTGGGTCGGGTCGGCCATGGACGCTCGCTTGCCGCCCACCGCCGTTGCCAGTGCCTTCAGGTCCAGTTGGCCCGCCACCGGGACCACCGCCACCGTCAGGGTGCCGTCCACCTCCGCCACCAGGGTCTTGAAGACGCGGTCGGGGGACACGCCCATGGCATCCGCCGCCTCCTCGCCGTAGGACGGGTGGGCGGGGTCGTGTTCGTAGGCGTGAGTGGTGAAGGGGACCCCGGCTGAGGTGAGGGCCACTGTTGCCGGGGTGCCTGCCGACTGTCGCTTCTTCGCCATCGCTTGCCTCAGTTCAGACTGGTCGGCGTGCGCGTCAGGTCCGCCGCCGGGAGTGACGGCAGGTTACGGATGATCGAGGTCTCCGCGCGCAGGAG from Streptomyces davaonensis JCM 4913 encodes the following:
- a CDS encoding DUF2567 domain-containing protein, producing the protein MTAPLTPPPPPRDQPASTAWQQPHVPSGEPGHYGYVPPPSYGQDGPGMKVEVREAAVVTVAVAVAGVLLGVLWWWLAPRVPLVGDVVEGGWAVYFKDTEGEQAVGVDGTFALLALGFGAVSALAVFLVRRRGGVPLVVGMAVGGFLGSLLAWRVGVWLGPAQDVIAHAKDVGKGVTFSAPLELDAKGALLVWSIAALVVHLGLTALFGPRDPDPYEQDRRPRDGYGTPQA
- the ybaK gene encoding Cys-tRNA(Pro) deacylase — encoded protein: MAKKRQSAGTPATVALTSAGVPFTTHAYEHDPAHPSYGEEAADAMGVSPDRVFKTLVAEVDGTLTVAVVPVAGQLDLKALATAVGGKRASMADPTQAERTTGYVRGGISPLGQRKKLPTVLDASATTHATICVSAGRRGLEIELSPTALATLTSATLAPIGRV